AGCGCGCAGTCTTTGTCAGACTCAAAAAACGCGGGCTAAGACAGATGAGCAAGCTTGGCGTCTAGAGTTTACGATGCCAGTGCGTTTTATGCCGGAGTTCCCTTTGCCTCGCCAGAGTTGGGCCTGACAACAACGCTTGTCTTTGAGGAAATAAGTCATATCAAAAAAAGCCATGGTGCACTAGAAATTCTGCTGGACACAAACAGGCTACAAATACAGGATCCGGATCCAGCAAGTGTGAAATTTGTTTCCAATGAAGCAAAAAAAACGGGTGATGTTCAAAAGCTATCAAAGGCAGACATTTCCGCAGTTGCTCTGACACACCAGTTGGGAGCAACTCTGATTACAGATGATTTTGCTATATCGAACCTTGCAAAAAACCTCAGGCTCCAAGTACAGCCAATAATGACAAAGGGCATACGCGATGTTGGAAAATGGCTTCATTATTGCTCAGGCTGTAGAAAAGAATTTTCTGGGTTGGAGTTTTGCCCGAACTGCGGCAACAAGCTGAACAGAAAACTACTCAAGCTGTAGTTTTTTGAAATACCAGTCAACAAATGAACCATCATAGAGTCTGACATTTTCAAATCCTGCAAGTTTTGCCTGGTAAAAAAGACTTGATGCACGGTGCCCATGCATGCAGTAACATATTATTTCCTTGTTACGCGGAATTTCTCTTTGTGAAAATAGGTTTCTAAGAGATTCTCTAGATTCAAGCAGCATTCCGTCCTGGCCAATCCCGTCAGTGAACGGAAACAAGACAGATCCCGGAATGTGGCCCCCAAAGAACTCTTGTGGAGTCCTTGCGTCCAATATTGTTGCCTTGCCAAGTAATCCCTGCAGCTCAGCAGATTCTATTCTGATATTAGTTTGGATTTGAGGTATAAACTGAGTTGGTGAATTTTTCTTTGATGTTTTTGTTATTTCCAAGCCAAGGCTTTGCCAGGTTCCAATGCTTGCATCCAAGATTTTGGTGTTTTTTTGGCCGAGATACTGCAGAGTCCACGCTATTCTGAACACGGACGGATCAATTAGTTCGCCAGTAACGATTACGGTTTTGTCATTATCTATTCCAAGATTGCCCAATAGTTCCGATGTTTTTTGAGGGTCTGGCGCTAGGTGTGCCCCAGTAGAACTGATCTGGATTAGCTGGTCAACTACTAAAGATATGGAATTTGGAATGTGGCCATACGAATATGCAATTTTCGGTCTTGTATCAATTATGACTGGATCATTAATGTTGTCTGCTAACCATTGATGTGATACAAACATACCTAGAGGTCCAGTGTTTTCTGATTTGATTCTTTGTGTAGCTTGCTTTGCTGATCTAGCATTTGCTTTATTTTTTTGGCGCGAACCTCACCTAGTCCTTCTACTTTGGCAAGATCCGAAAGTGATGCGTTTAGCGTTTTGGAAGGCGAGCCAAACTTGGCAAGCATCCTAGTAGCCAGTTTTTCCCCAATTCCAGGAAGGCTGCACAAAACAGATAGTTGTTGTCTTGATAGGTCGTCGGATTTTTTAATTTTTTTGAGGAATGGTCCGCGTAGGGATTCCTTTCTTGAACACATTGATACTAGCATTTTGGCAGTGTGCGTAGCGCTTGGCGTCGGAATGATTGGGATCTTAAAGTCAATTGCAACTGCAGACATTGCGCCATAGAACACAAGCGGGTTTTCCACTATTTGCTCTATTTCCTTGACATTTCCCTCCATCAGTATGACTGGATGTGTAAAATGCTCCTTTAGTCGGTTGCACTGATCAAAAAGTCTTCCATCAAATATTGATGATATTAGATCAGATACGGATTTTCGCTCTACAATTGTCTCCGGCGCAACAATATAGTCACCTACAGGGAGTGTCTTTATTTCCAGATTGATTCCGACTGCCCTAAGTAAATCAGGTATGCCACTTTTTTTTTCGCGCTCATCCACTACTATCCGAAGATTTTCTATCTTCATGGTGTAATGTGCTATTATCTGTTATTTATTGAGATGGCGGCTTTGAGCCATGAATCATTTCGTTAATTTTTGTTTCCTGTTCTTTGATGCTTTCCTTGATTCGTGTTTCCTGTTTTGCCAGTACTGTGATTCGAGTATTTGCAAGTTCTTTTTTCTCTTCTAGTTCTGTGATCAAGGCAGTCTTTGTAGATTTTATGAGAATTGTTCCTGCGTGCTTGTATACAGGATCAGTGTCTGCCGCCTTTTTTAACTCCTCAAGAGCACGTTCTGATTCCACCTGCTCCAGATCTAGCTGTTGCTTTTGCGCCATAATGGATTGCAGATTTTGCTGAGATTGCTGTAGTTTCATTAATTGTTCCTGCAGCCATGGAGGAATTTGCTGTCCTTGTGACATGTCTGTGATCACTTTGAATTTCTTATATCTTTAGCGATTCAAGCGAGTCCGAGCTTGCCTGTACCAATCGGAGTGTAGAGTTTAGGTTTGCTCTTAAGTGCGCAATCTCATCAGCAGTAATTTCTATATGGATCGTGTCTTTTTTCATAGTGATTTTTGTTTTTGTTGGGTTTTCCGGATAGAATCTGTTGTCGGCAGACAGAGAATCAAATATTGCTTGTGTTTTTCCTTTGTCCCGAATGTACAATACGGCACTAAACTGCGACGTCATATGCGGTTCCAGTAACTTTGTATCCGCATTTTTTGCACGACCAAATTCCTACCGCCTCTCGCCCAAATCGGAGCGAGCCGCACTGTGGACACTTTCTTTTTTGTTTTAGTACAGAATGTACCGCAGAGAATTTCTTTCTGTGCTTGATTCCGTATTTTTGTCTAAGACCTTTGAGTGATGCGCCTTTTTTGAGCATTTAACTACCTGCCTTTTTTAGGATGTCCCTTATTTTTGCTCCGGTCGCAATTGAGATTTTGCCACACACCGCCAGTTCTTCTGGCGTGAATCCATCAGTACCACCCTTTTGGATTGCGCAAATGTTTCCTGCGGCATTTGTAGTAATCGTTATTCTTGCCTCCATGCATGCCCATTCGTCTGCATTGGGGTCAACTATGATGTTGTTGCCAATTTTGCCCATCGTGACAGAAACAGGGATTGTAGTTATTGGTGGTGCTGTAAACTCGCCGTCTACTTTGGTCACAACCCCATCAGCATAGTTGTATTTTGGAATTTTACATGAAAGAACGCTTGCAACAGAAGCATAAGAGCATGCATCAAAGAGATTTCCGTCATGATCAGTAACAGAGTTGTCAATGAATATGCCTACTACGGACTTGTCCTTTTCTAGGACTAATTGCTTGAGGTCAACCATTCCGCTTTCTCTAATTCCCCTGTCTACCACACGTGCAAGTTCTATTACTTCTTCGCCTGGTGGGCCTGGCTCCGCCGTAGGATCTGCCAGTGGCAAGATTTCAGCAGTGCAGATAAAAATTCCCCTGTCGCCCAAATCCGGAAAAGGTTTGTCTGGTTGAACCTTGACACCACATACTACCTCGGTATCGCCCAGTCGTACTCGCGCAGAGCCTTCTGCCTTTGGAATGACGCCAGTGTCAATTATCAGCTGTCTAGGCTCATCCAGTGCACGGCCATCAACTCGCTGTCCTTCTTTGAGTAAAGTATGAATTTTTTTCTTTTTCAGGTCATCTAGTATTGTAGTCGAGGTCATTGTGAATCACCAAAGAATTTTTCCTGTAATGCCTTTTTCTGAACCTCATAAACGATTTTGCATCCTTCCAGTGCGGTATTTACGCATTTTTCATATTCCTGTGGTGTCAAGACACCATCAAGCTGAATTAGTGTGATTTTGCCCAAGTTTGGCATGTATGCAACAGGCATGTCTGCCTGACCTTCCTGGTCTTCCTCATTGTTGATGTCAAGTACTATGGTATCAGCTACTTTGCCTGCGGCACATGCTGAAACCATGTCCCTCATTGGAATTCCGGCGTCTGCCAATGCAACGGCTGCAGCATCTAGTGCTGCACATCTAGAACCTCCGTCTGCCTGTAGAATCTCTATGAAGACGTCAACTACGGTTCTTGGGAAGTTCTCCAACATTACTGCTGGCTCTAGTGCCTCTTTGATTACCTTGGAAATCTCAATTTCTCTTCTAGACGGTGCGGGATTCTTTCTCTCGCCTACTGAGAATGGTTGCATGTGGTATCTACATCGCAGAATTCCGCGGTCGGTATTTGCCAAGTGTTTTGGATGAACGTCTCTTGGGCCAAATACTCCTGCCAGAATTTTGTTTTCGCCAAACTCGATATATGCAGAGCCATTTGCGTTTTTTAGAACTCCAGCTTTAATCATGATTCTGCGAGGCTCGTTGATTTTTCTGCCGTCGCAGCGAATTCCTTTATCGTCTAGTAGTATTATGTCTGTTTTTTTTACACCCATTATTATTCACTATTTGATCCTAACATTTGTTGTATTCTTTCAGTCAGATTTGGAACGTGTGCTTGTTCTTCGACCGTTTTGATTGCTTCCATGGCCTTTAATAATCCATCTGGCTCCTCGCACGACACCACGACAAATCCATTTTGCCCTATTGTGATTATTGCTTTTGTTGCACTCTCTATTGTTTGAATCATAGAGCCGCGCTTGCCAATCAGTCGTGGAACCTTGCTTGGGGAGATTTTGATTAGCTCACCTTCTTCAATTTTGCCCAAGTCCCTGTCAGCTATTGTGATTAGTGGATCGCGGGATCTTTCAGAGTTTGCAACGCGTGCCGCAATAAGATCACCTGTCTTTAGTCGTGAAGTAAGATCGTCTACCTTTGGGTTAAAGTCTCGGCCAAAGACATCTTGTGCAGGCAATATACCCGCATAGCACGAGTTGATGTTTAGCTCCCAAGAAAGAGATGTGTGAGATTTCACTATACCAATGATAAAGTCGTCAATTCGTGGAATATACATTCCAGTCAAAGGAATTACTCGAACGCCGCTGTCAAAAATTTCAGAAATACCAACGGTTGTCGCAATTATTTTGTCGCCATAAAGATGGACATTTTCTTCTGCTCTATACGGACCAGTTGTTATGACATCGCCAGGTATGACGTAATTTCTTTTGATATCATCCATTACTTAACCATCTCCACTGTTGCAGAGCCTTTGGTAATGGAACCTAGTCTATCGATCACGCTTGCCCTTGCTCCCGCAGGTATTTCTAGTATTGCTTTAAGTGATCCGTTGTTTTGCCATTCTTCTTTTTTTAGCGTCCCGGTCGATTTGAGGACAGCATATGACTGACCCGCATATTGCGCCGGAACCAAAATTTCCAGCAACATGTTTTCTGATTTTAGTGGTATGATACTTCTAAGTGACTCCACCACATCCTTGCACTGCTCTTCAGTGTTTTTGAAAGGATCAATTGATATTCTCGCCTGCTCTAGCGCTTGCTCTATTCGAAGCGGCGGATGTGGTAGGTGTGATCTAGGATCGACGTATGTCTTTGCGATAAAATCGATGATCTGTTTTCTTTTTTCTGTAACCATTTTGCGCCTCTGATCAGTGGTAAGGTTAAGGTCGCCTTTTTTGAGAATAATTTCTATTATAGCGTTGGTGTCTTGTGTCTTGAATGCCTTTAGCAGTTTTTCAGTTGATGCTCGAGTTCCCTTGTTAGAATCAGTATAGACCTCATCAGATACCAAGACCGTTGAGATGTCCTTTCTTTTGCCAAGCTTATATTCCAGGGCAGGATCCGGCTTTACTAGAATCTCGAACTTTTCGCCCGCCACCGAATGTCGGATTACTGTTACGTCAGTCATGGGTTTGGTAGCGAAATATTGGTATTTATCTCTGTCAAATTTGGCTCAAAACTCACGCTAGATTTTTATGTGGACTTGGAAAAATTTTTTCAAATTGCCTTCTTTGGAGATCATTTCACAAGACAAAAACCGTATTTCAGTCAAGATAAAGGGTGTAGCACTGCAATACGCAAATGCACTAAGACGAATCTGCCTAAACGGCGTTCCAGTCTTTGCTATTGATACGGTAGACGTAATTGACAATTCTTCCATAATGTCAGATGAAGGAATTGCCCATAGATTGGGACTCATACCAATAAAGACAGATCTCAAAAGATTCTCAGAGGCAGACCTATGTTCCTGCAAAAGCCAGGCGGGCTGCTCAAATTGTAGAGTAATGTTGGTAATTGATTCTGGCGATACCGACACTACAAGAACAATCACATCATCGGAATTAAGCTCCGAAGACCAAACAGTAAAGCCAATTTCCGACAAAATCCCAATTGTCCAGATTGCCCCAGGGCAAAAGGTAAAGCTAGAGGCATATGCAAGACTAGGACGGGGAACAACCCACGCAAAATGGAATTCCGCCAATGTCTCAGTTCTAACACACACCGACAAGCCAGATGAATTCATCCTTACTGTAGAGAGCACTGGTGCACTTGCCCCAGAGCAAATAGTGACTGCCGGTGTTGACGAGCTTGCTCAAAGATTAGAAGAGTTCAAACAAGTCATT
The genomic region above belongs to Nitrososphaerota archaeon and contains:
- a CDS encoding nucleotide-binding protein: MASRVYDASAFYAGVPFASPELGLTTTLVFEEISHIKKSHGALEILLDTNRLQIQDPDPASVKFVSNEAKKTGDVQKLSKADISAVALTHQLGATLITDDFAISNLAKNLRLQVQPIMTKGIRDVGKWLHYCSGCRKEFSGLEFCPNCGNKLNRKLLKL
- a CDS encoding sulfurtransferase — its product is MFVSHQWLADNINDPVIIDTRPKIAYSYGHIPNSISLVVDQLIQISSTGAHLAPDPQKTSELLGNLGIDNDKTVIVTGELIDPSVFRIAWTLQYLGQKNTKILDASIGTWQSLGLEITKTSKKNSPTQFIPQIQTNIRIESAELQGLLGKATILDARTPQEFFGGHIPGSVLFPFTDGIGQDGMLLESRESLRNLFSQREIPRNKEIICYCMHGHRASSLFYQAKLAGFENVRLYDGSFVDWYFKKLQLE
- a CDS encoding heavy metal resistance protein CzcA; protein product: MKIENLRIVVDEREKKSGIPDLLRAVGINLEIKTLPVGDYIVAPETIVERKSVSDLISSIFDGRLFDQCNRLKEHFTHPVILMEGNVKEIEQIVENPLVFYGAMSAVAIDFKIPIIPTPSATHTAKMLVSMCSRKESLRGPFLKKIKKSDDLSRQQLSVLCSLPGIGEKLATRMLAKFGSPSKTLNASLSDLAKVEGLGEVRAKKIKQMLDQQSKLHKESNQKTLDL
- a CDS encoding prefoldin subunit beta: MSQGQQIPPWLQEQLMKLQQSQQNLQSIMAQKQQLDLEQVESERALEELKKAADTDPVYKHAGTILIKSTKTALITELEEKKELANTRITVLAKQETRIKESIKEQETKINEMIHGSKPPSQ
- a CDS encoding 50S ribosomal protein L37 produces the protein MLKKGASLKGLRQKYGIKHRKKFSAVHSVLKQKRKCPQCGSLRFGREAVGIWSCKKCGYKVTGTAYDVAV
- a CDS encoding exosome complex protein Rrp42 is translated as MTSTTILDDLKKKKIHTLLKEGQRVDGRALDEPRQLIIDTGVIPKAEGSARVRLGDTEVVCGVKVQPDKPFPDLGDRGIFICTAEILPLADPTAEPGPPGEEVIELARVVDRGIRESGMVDLKQLVLEKDKSVVGIFIDNSVTDHDGNLFDACSYASVASVLSCKIPKYNYADGVVTKVDGEFTAPPITTIPVSVTMGKIGNNIIVDPNADEWACMEARITITTNAAGNICAIQKGGTDGFTPEELAVCGKISIATGAKIRDILKKAGS
- a CDS encoding exosome complex exonuclease Rrp41, which codes for MGVKKTDIILLDDKGIRCDGRKINEPRRIMIKAGVLKNANGSAYIEFGENKILAGVFGPRDVHPKHLANTDRGILRCRYHMQPFSVGERKNPAPSRREIEISKVIKEALEPAVMLENFPRTVVDVFIEILQADGGSRCAALDAAAVALADAGIPMRDMVSACAAGKVADTIVLDINNEEDQEGQADMPVAYMPNLGKITLIQLDGVLTPQEYEKCVNTALEGCKIVYEVQKKALQEKFFGDSQ
- a CDS encoding RNA-binding protein codes for the protein MDDIKRNYVIPGDVITTGPYRAEENVHLYGDKIIATTVGISEIFDSGVRVIPLTGMYIPRIDDFIIGIVKSHTSLSWELNINSCYAGILPAQDVFGRDFNPKVDDLTSRLKTGDLIAARVANSERSRDPLITIADRDLGKIEEGELIKISPSKVPRLIGKRGSMIQTIESATKAIITIGQNGFVVVSCEEPDGLLKAMEAIKTVEEQAHVPNLTERIQQMLGSNSE
- a CDS encoding ribosome assembly factor SBDS, with amino-acid sequence MTDVTVIRHSVAGEKFEILVKPDPALEYKLGKRKDISTVLVSDEVYTDSNKGTRASTEKLLKAFKTQDTNAIIEIILKKGDLNLTTDQRRKMVTEKRKQIIDFIAKTYVDPRSHLPHPPLRIEQALEQARISIDPFKNTEEQCKDVVESLRSIIPLKSENMLLEILVPAQYAGQSYAVLKSTGTLKKEEWQNNGSLKAILEIPAGARASVIDRLGSITKGSATVEMVK
- a CDS encoding DNA-directed RNA polymerase subunit D yields the protein MPSLEIISQDKNRISVKIKGVALQYANALRRICLNGVPVFAIDTVDVIDNSSIMSDEGIAHRLGLIPIKTDLKRFSEADLCSCKSQAGCSNCRVMLVIDSGDTDTTRTITSSELSSEDQTVKPISDKIPIVQIAPGQKVKLEAYARLGRGTTHAKWNSANVSVLTHTDKPDEFILTVESTGALAPEQIVTAGVDELAQRLEEFKQVIAELKA